Proteins co-encoded in one Nitratireductor kimnyeongensis genomic window:
- a CDS encoding TrbC/VirB2 family protein has translation MIRTISRGYRFAATAASTLAISFMLTPAAHASGSSMPWEQPLQQILQSIEGPVAKIIAVIIIIVTGLTLAFGDTSGGFRRLIQIVFGLSIAFAASSFFLSFFSFGGGALV, from the coding sequence ATGATCCGCACGATTTCGCGCGGCTATCGCTTCGCCGCGACCGCCGCATCCACCCTTGCCATCAGCTTCATGCTCACCCCGGCCGCCCATGCATCCGGTTCGTCGATGCCATGGGAACAGCCCTTGCAGCAAATCCTCCAGTCCATCGAGGGGCCGGTCGCCAAGATCATCGCCGTCATCATCATCATCGTGACGGGCCTGACCCTCGCGTTCGGCGATACCAGCGGCGGCTTCCGTCGCCTGATCCAGATCGTGTTCGGCCTGTCGATAGCGTTCGCGGCGTCGAGCTTCTTCCTGTCGTTCTTCTCGTTCGGCGGCGGGGCGCTCGTTTGA
- the trbF gene encoding conjugal transfer protein TrbF, whose product MSIFKRPATHYGKSPEPETPYQKAAQAWDERIGSARVQAKNWRYMAFGSLILSAGFASALVWQSARGTVVPWVVQVDNLGQAQTVAPAVADYRPTDPQIAFHLGRFIEQVRAIPADAIIVRQNWLRAYEWTTDRGAAALNDYARANDPFTRVGRQQIAVEVSSVIRASPNSFRVAWTERHFENSQLFTTERWTAILTIVIQPPRDAERLRTNPLGIYVNAVSWSREMSQ is encoded by the coding sequence ATGAGCATCTTCAAACGACCAGCAACCCATTACGGCAAATCGCCAGAACCCGAGACGCCCTATCAAAAGGCCGCGCAGGCTTGGGACGAGCGCATCGGCTCGGCCCGCGTGCAGGCGAAAAACTGGCGCTACATGGCGTTCGGCTCGCTGATCCTTTCGGCCGGCTTCGCCTCGGCGCTGGTCTGGCAGTCCGCACGCGGCACCGTCGTTCCTTGGGTGGTGCAAGTGGACAATCTCGGTCAGGCGCAGACCGTCGCGCCGGCCGTTGCCGACTATCGCCCGACCGATCCGCAGATCGCGTTCCATCTCGGCCGCTTCATCGAGCAGGTCCGCGCGATCCCGGCCGACGCGATCATTGTCCGCCAGAACTGGCTTCGGGCGTATGAATGGACCACGGATCGCGGCGCGGCGGCATTGAACGACTATGCGCGGGCCAACGATCCGTTCACCCGCGTCGGCCGCCAGCAGATCGCCGTCGAGGTGTCGAGCGTCATCCGGGCGTCCCCCAACAGCTTCCGCGTGGCGTGGACCGAACGCCATTTCGAGAACAGCCAGCTTTTCACCACGGAACGATGGACGGCCATCCTCACTATCGTCATCCAGCCGCCGCGCGACGCCGAGCGCCTGCGCACCAACCCGTTGGGAATCTACGTCAATGCAGTTTCGTGGTCGCGGGAGATGAGCCAATGA
- the trbK-alt gene encoding putative entry exclusion protein TrbK-alt, producing the protein MDGKMLARLGAVVFIAIAVTATAIDMARKDEPSAPPPAPAFQPPADPLRETLRRCQQLGEAAASDAGCLAAWAESRDRFLGRDRSEAR; encoded by the coding sequence ATGGACGGCAAGATGCTGGCCCGGCTCGGGGCCGTGGTGTTCATCGCCATCGCCGTCACGGCGACCGCAATCGACATGGCGCGGAAGGATGAACCTTCCGCGCCACCCCCTGCGCCGGCCTTCCAGCCCCCGGCCGACCCGTTGCGTGAAACCCTGCGCCGCTGCCAGCAGCTCGGCGAGGCTGCCGCCAGCGATGCCGGCTGCCTCGCCGCATGGGCCGAATCCCGCGACCGCTTCCTCGGCCGTGATCGCAGCGAGGCGCGCTGA
- a CDS encoding LysR family transcriptional regulator produces MNFRHAANALGVAQSSVSARVKALEEDLGILLFERHARGVRLTEAGRHFIERVTVGVEHLDHAVRTAGMVARGEHGRLRVGIHALIPGSFLATLIERYREQHPGIDVEIAEGTARESVKRLRANMLDLTFVAGSPEFPDCHARPIWRERLLAALPAPHPLRDEAGVTWADLASDTFIVRQGGTGPQIYDHIVMRLAGTSPELSILRFDVERVTLLSMVAQGYGVTIAGEATTLLHAPGVTFLPILDEPEPLAFSAIWSPHNRSPALRSLLDIAGKMSRSGPSI; encoded by the coding sequence TTGAATTTCCGCCACGCCGCCAATGCGCTCGGCGTGGCGCAATCCAGCGTCAGCGCCCGCGTGAAGGCGCTGGAGGAAGACCTTGGCATCCTTCTGTTCGAGCGTCACGCACGCGGCGTCCGGCTGACGGAAGCCGGTCGGCATTTCATCGAGCGGGTCACGGTCGGCGTCGAACATCTCGACCATGCCGTCAGGACCGCCGGCATGGTGGCGCGGGGAGAACATGGCCGGCTGCGTGTCGGTATCCATGCCCTCATTCCTGGCAGCTTCCTCGCCACCCTGATCGAACGCTACCGGGAGCAACATCCGGGTATCGATGTGGAGATTGCCGAAGGCACCGCCCGCGAGAGCGTTAAGCGCCTTCGCGCCAACATGCTGGACCTGACATTCGTGGCGGGCTCGCCAGAGTTTCCCGACTGTCATGCACGACCGATATGGCGCGAACGGCTTCTGGCCGCGCTGCCCGCGCCCCATCCGCTTCGCGACGAGGCAGGCGTGACTTGGGCCGATCTGGCGAGCGACACTTTCATAGTGAGGCAGGGCGGCACCGGGCCGCAGATTTATGACCACATCGTCATGCGCCTTGCTGGCACCTCGCCGGAGCTGTCGATTCTGCGCTTTGATGTGGAGCGCGTCACGCTGCTGTCGATGGTCGCGCAAGGCTATGGCGTCACCATTGCCGGCGAGGCGACGACGCTCCTACACGCGCCCGGCGTAACCTTCCTGCCAATCCTCGACGAACCCGAGCCTCTGGCGTTTTCTGCGATCTGGTCCCCGCACAACCGCAGTCCGGCTCTCCGAAGCCTTCTCGACATTGCAGGCAAGATGAGTCGGTCAGGCCCTTCCATCTGA
- the trbJ gene encoding P-type conjugative transfer protein TrbJ — MTRKMPRLARMTSAPALALALVAPLVLSPVFATPAHAFFGGFGRIVYDPTNHAENLLTAARTLEQINNQIAQLQNEAQMLINQARNLASLPYSSLQQLQQNVQRTQQLLAQAQNIAFDVQNIDQMFQQDYGNLSLTATDQQLIADARSRWENTVGGLQDAMRIQAGVVGNIDSNRAEMSTLVGQSQNAVGALQATQAGNQLLALQSQQLSDLIAVMSANGRAEALIEAERATAAEQGRIQRERFLTPGSGYQPGNAQMFNNGNN, encoded by the coding sequence ATGACCCGCAAGATGCCCCGTCTCGCTCGCATGACCAGCGCCCCGGCGCTCGCCCTTGCGCTCGTCGCGCCGCTGGTACTGTCGCCGGTGTTTGCGACACCCGCCCATGCCTTCTTCGGCGGCTTCGGCCGGATCGTCTACGACCCGACCAACCACGCCGAGAACCTGCTGACCGCCGCCCGGACGCTTGAGCAGATCAACAACCAGATCGCGCAGCTTCAGAACGAGGCGCAGATGCTGATCAACCAGGCCCGCAATCTTGCGAGCCTGCCGTATTCGTCGCTCCAGCAGCTTCAGCAGAATGTGCAACGCACCCAGCAGCTCCTCGCCCAGGCGCAGAACATCGCCTTCGACGTCCAGAACATCGACCAGATGTTCCAGCAGGACTATGGCAATCTGTCCCTGACCGCGACCGACCAGCAGTTGATAGCGGATGCGCGCAGCAGGTGGGAAAATACGGTTGGCGGCTTGCAGGACGCCATGCGCATCCAGGCCGGCGTCGTCGGCAATATCGACAGCAACCGTGCCGAGATGTCCACGCTCGTTGGCCAGAGCCAGAATGCGGTCGGTGCGCTGCAAGCCACCCAGGCTGGCAACCAGCTCCTCGCGCTGCAATCGCAGCAGCTCTCCGATCTGATCGCGGTGATGTCGGCCAACGGTCGCGCCGAGGCGCTGATCGAGGCCGAGCGCGCGACGGCAGCCGAACAGGGACGTATCCAGCGCGAGCGCTTCCTGACGCCGGGCAGCGGTTACCAGCCCGGCAATGCGCAAATGTTCAACAACGGCAACAACTGA
- a CDS encoding conjugal transfer protein TraG, which produces MRGGRILWGQIFVVFTIVLVMTWAATQWVAFRLGFQPQLGNPWFELAGLPVYYPPAFFWWWFSFDAYAPAIFMEGAAIATSGGFIAIAAAIFMSIIRAREARNVATYGSARWAEDKEIRAAGLLGLDGVVLGRHTQDYLRHDGPEHVLCFAPTRSGKGVGLVVPTLLTWPGSCIVHDIKGENWTLTAGFRSRHGRVLLFDPTNAKSSAYNPLLEVRQGEWEVRDVQNIADILVDPEGSLDKRNHWEKTSHSLLVGAILHVLYAEKDKTLAGVANFLSDPRRPVEATLRAMMDTPHLGEAGVHPVIASSARELLNKSENERSGVLSTAMSFLGLYRDLVVARVTARCDWRIADLVGSRQPVTLYLVVPPSDINRTKPLIRLILNQIGRRLTEELTSSGKRHRLLLMLDEFPALGRLDFFESALAFMAGYGLKGFLIAQSLNQIERAYGPNNAILDNCHVRVSFATNDERTAKRVSDALGTATELRDSTNYAGHRLAPWLGNLMVSRQETARPLLTPGEIMQLPPTDEIVMVAGTPPIRATKARYFEDTRFQERILTPPDLVAAPLAPGPSSDDWSGRVVAAESRSAPAVADGAEGDPANAGIRREPELPEHEEVVPPPPSPEQEFEFLDDEPDVDAAKARAMRQRMRMVARQVALNPDDGIDL; this is translated from the coding sequence ATGCGCGGAGGCCGAATCCTTTGGGGTCAGATTTTTGTCGTCTTCACCATCGTTCTGGTGATGACGTGGGCAGCGACGCAATGGGTTGCCTTCCGCCTTGGCTTCCAGCCGCAGCTTGGCAATCCGTGGTTCGAGCTGGCTGGCTTGCCGGTCTATTATCCGCCGGCCTTCTTCTGGTGGTGGTTTTCGTTCGACGCCTACGCGCCTGCGATCTTCATGGAGGGTGCGGCAATTGCCACGTCTGGCGGCTTCATCGCCATCGCCGCCGCCATCTTCATGTCGATCATCAGGGCACGAGAGGCGCGCAATGTCGCCACCTATGGTTCGGCGCGATGGGCCGAAGACAAGGAAATCCGCGCAGCCGGATTGCTCGGCCTCGATGGCGTGGTGCTAGGCCGACATACGCAAGACTATCTGCGTCATGACGGCCCGGAGCATGTCCTTTGCTTCGCACCGACCCGCAGCGGCAAGGGCGTCGGCCTTGTCGTGCCGACGCTGCTGACATGGCCGGGAAGCTGCATCGTCCATGACATCAAGGGCGAGAATTGGACGCTGACCGCCGGATTTCGTTCCCGGCACGGCCGCGTCCTGCTGTTCGATCCGACCAACGCGAAGTCCTCGGCCTATAACCCGCTGCTGGAGGTGCGGCAGGGCGAATGGGAAGTCCGTGACGTGCAGAACATCGCGGATATTCTGGTCGATCCCGAAGGCAGCCTCGACAAAAGGAATCATTGGGAGAAGACCAGCCATTCCCTTCTAGTCGGCGCGATCCTGCATGTCCTCTATGCCGAGAAAGACAAGACGCTGGCGGGCGTCGCCAACTTCCTGTCCGACCCGCGCCGCCCGGTCGAGGCGACCTTGCGCGCGATGATGGACACGCCGCATCTCGGCGAGGCGGGCGTTCATCCCGTCATCGCGTCATCGGCCCGCGAGCTGCTGAACAAGTCCGAGAACGAGCGGTCGGGCGTGTTGAGCACCGCCATGTCGTTCCTCGGCCTCTACCGCGATCTTGTGGTGGCGCGCGTGACGGCACGTTGCGACTGGCGCATTGCCGATCTGGTCGGCAGCCGCCAGCCGGTCACGCTCTATCTTGTCGTGCCGCCGTCCGACATAAACCGCACCAAGCCGCTCATCCGCCTGATCCTCAACCAGATCGGCAGGCGGTTGACGGAAGAATTGACCAGCTCCGGCAAGCGCCATCGCCTGCTGCTCATGTTGGACGAGTTTCCCGCGCTCGGCAGATTGGATTTTTTCGAGTCCGCCTTGGCCTTCATGGCGGGCTACGGCCTCAAAGGCTTCCTGATTGCGCAGAGCCTTAACCAGATCGAGCGCGCCTATGGGCCGAACAACGCGATCCTCGACAACTGCCACGTCCGCGTCAGCTTCGCCACCAACGACGAGCGCACGGCAAAACGGGTGTCGGACGCGCTCGGCACCGCTACCGAGCTGCGCGATTCCACCAACTATGCCGGGCACAGACTGGCCCCGTGGCTCGGGAATTTGATGGTTTCGCGGCAGGAGACGGCCCGGCCGCTGCTGACGCCGGGCGAGATCATGCAGCTTCCGCCCACCGACGAAATCGTCATGGTCGCCGGCACGCCCCCGATCCGCGCCACCAAGGCCCGCTATTTCGAGGATACACGGTTTCAGGAACGCATCCTGACCCCGCCCGATCTGGTCGCCGCTCCGCTGGCGCCCGGCCCATCGTCCGATGACTGGTCCGGCCGTGTGGTCGCGGCGGAAAGCCGTTCCGCGCCGGCCGTCGCAGACGGGGCCGAGGGCGATCCGGCCAATGCCGGAATCCGCCGCGAGCCGGAACTACCCGAGCATGAGGAAGTCGTCCCGCCGCCACCATCGCCCGAACAGGAGTTCGAGTTTCTAGACGACGAGCCGGACGTTGACGCGGCCAAGGCCCGCGCCATGCGCCAGCGCATGAGGATGGTCGCGCGGCAGGTGGCATTGAATCCCGATGACGGAATCGACCTTTGA
- the trbB gene encoding P-type conjugative transfer ATPase TrbB translates to MTTNHQRPEAIARGARMLRTALGPAIARLLEDPAVVEVMLNPDGRLWVDRLSEGLSDTGERLSAADGERIVRLVAHHVGAEVHARSPRVSAELPETGERFEGLLPPVVAAPTFAIRKPAVAVFTLDDYVAAGIMSADQALSLRTAVAARANILVAGGTSTGKTTLTNALLAELAKTQDRVVIIEDTRELQCAAPNLVAMRTKDGVATLSDLVRSSLRLRPDRIPIGEVRGSEALDLLKAWGTGHPGGIGTIHAGTGIGALRRLEQLIQEAVVTVPRALIAETIDLVAVLSGRGSARRLAELVRVEGLGPDGDYRITPAIPTSIGESS, encoded by the coding sequence ATGACCACCAACCACCAAAGACCGGAAGCCATTGCGCGCGGCGCACGCATGTTGCGCACGGCATTGGGGCCGGCAATCGCGCGACTGCTCGAAGACCCGGCTGTGGTCGAGGTGATGTTGAACCCGGACGGCCGCCTTTGGGTGGACCGGCTGTCCGAAGGGCTTTCCGATACGGGCGAGCGCCTGTCCGCCGCCGATGGCGAACGCATCGTTCGGCTGGTCGCACATCATGTCGGTGCGGAGGTTCATGCCCGCAGTCCCCGCGTCTCGGCCGAGCTGCCCGAGACTGGCGAACGGTTCGAGGGCCTGCTGCCGCCCGTGGTCGCCGCCCCGACCTTCGCCATCCGCAAGCCCGCCGTCGCGGTGTTCACGCTCGACGACTATGTGGCCGCCGGCATTATGTCGGCCGATCAGGCTTTGAGCCTCCGCACCGCCGTCGCAGCGCGAGCGAACATCCTAGTCGCGGGCGGCACCAGCACCGGCAAGACCACGCTGACCAACGCGCTGCTGGCCGAGTTGGCGAAGACGCAGGATCGCGTCGTCATCATCGAAGATACGCGCGAGCTGCAATGCGCCGCGCCCAACCTTGTCGCCATGCGGACGAAAGACGGCGTAGCGACGCTTTCCGATCTGGTCCGTTCCTCGCTGCGCCTGCGCCCGGATCGCATCCCCATCGGCGAGGTGCGCGGATCGGAAGCCCTCGACCTTCTCAAAGCGTGGGGCACAGGGCACCCCGGCGGCATTGGCACCATCCATGCCGGCACCGGCATCGGCGCGCTCCGTCGCCTTGAACAGCTCATTCAAGAGGCTGTCGTCACTGTCCCGCGCGCCCTGATCGCCGAGACCATCGACCTTGTTGCCGTCCTTTCCGGGCGCGGTTCCGCGCGCCGGCTGGCCGAACTCGTCCGCGTCGAGGGGCTGGGGCCAGACGGCGACTATCGCATCACCCCCGCAATCCCCACCAGCATAGGAGAATCTTCATGA
- the trbL gene encoding P-type conjugative transfer protein TrbL produces MSNTGVIDNFLGVFTSYIDSGFGLLGGEVAFIATTLIVIDVTLAALFWAWGADDDIIARLVKKTLFVGVFAYIISNWNNLARIVFESFAGLGLMASGTGFSVTDLMRPGRVAQTGLDAGRPLLDSISDLMGWIAFFENFIQIACLLFAWALVVLAFFILAIQLFVTLIEFKLTTLAGFVLIPFGLFGKTAFMAEKVLGNVVSSGIKVLVLAVIIGIGSTLFSQFTAGFGGATPTIDDAMAIVLAALSLLGLGIFGPGIANGIVSGGPQLGAGAAVGTGLAAGGMVLAGGAAAGGGAMLAAKGGAAALSGGAAAVRGGATAAGAATAAYSLGSLGQTGAAGVASGLGGVARAAGSAAVSPLKRAASSAASQAGESVKSSFSAGAKAGFGATGGSSTMGTVGGASADPAAAPSGPAGSPPAWAQRMQRRQALNHGTTMTAHAVRSGDSHGSGSSVNLSESDRS; encoded by the coding sequence ATGAGCAACACGGGCGTCATCGACAATTTCCTCGGCGTATTCACATCCTACATCGACTCGGGGTTCGGCCTGCTCGGCGGCGAGGTCGCCTTCATCGCCACGACACTCATTGTCATCGACGTGACGCTCGCCGCGCTCTTTTGGGCATGGGGCGCGGATGACGACATTATCGCGCGGCTGGTGAAAAAGACCCTGTTCGTGGGCGTGTTCGCCTACATCATCTCCAACTGGAACAACCTCGCCCGGATCGTCTTCGAGAGCTTCGCCGGCCTCGGCCTCATGGCGTCGGGCACCGGCTTTTCCGTCACCGATCTGATGCGGCCGGGCCGCGTCGCGCAGACCGGCCTCGACGCCGGCCGCCCGCTGCTCGACTCCATTTCCGACCTGATGGGCTGGATCGCCTTTTTCGAGAACTTCATCCAGATCGCGTGCCTGCTGTTCGCATGGGCGCTGGTCGTGTTGGCCTTCTTCATCCTCGCCATCCAGCTTTTCGTGACGCTGATCGAGTTCAAGCTGACCACGCTCGCCGGCTTCGTCCTCATCCCCTTCGGCCTGTTCGGCAAGACCGCCTTCATGGCCGAAAAGGTGCTCGGCAACGTGGTGTCGTCCGGCATCAAGGTCTTGGTGTTGGCCGTCATCATCGGCATCGGCAGCACCTTGTTTTCGCAATTCACGGCCGGTTTCGGCGGGGCGACCCCGACCATCGACGACGCCATGGCGATTGTGCTCGCCGCGCTGTCGCTGCTCGGCCTCGGCATCTTCGGCCCCGGCATCGCCAACGGCATCGTCTCGGGCGGCCCCCAGCTCGGGGCGGGCGCAGCCGTGGGCACCGGCCTCGCTGCCGGCGGCATGGTGCTTGCGGGCGGCGCGGCGGCCGGTGGCGGGGCCATGCTTGCCGCGAAGGGTGGCGCTGCTGCCCTGTCCGGTGGAGCCGCGGCCGTTCGCGGAGGCGCAACGGCCGCGGGCGCGGCGACCGCTGCCTATAGCCTCGGCTCGCTCGGCCAGACCGGGGCGGCGGGCGTTGCCTCCGGCCTCGGCGGTGTCGCCCGAGCGGCAGGCTCGGCCGCCGTCTCGCCGCTCAAGCGCGCGGCCTCCAGCGCAGCATCGCAAGCAGGCGAAAGCGTCAAGTCCAGCTTCTCCGCTGGCGCAAAGGCCGGCTTCGGCGCGACTGGCGGCAGCTCGACCATGGGCACGGTCGGCGGTGCGAGTGCCGATCCCGCAGCCGCTCCATCCGGCCCGGCGGGCAGCCCTCCGGCATGGGCGCAGCGGATGCAGCGCCGGCAGGCCCTCAACCACGGCACCACCATGACCGCCCATGCCGTCCGCTCCGGCGACAGCCACGGCTCCGGTTCCTCCGTCAACCTTTCCGAAAGTGACCGCTCATGA
- a CDS encoding VirB3 family type IV secretion system protein yields MAGGLEQLDAVPGFTIPVHRALTEHILLGGAPRAIAIMNGTLAGAVGLGLRLWLVGLAIWAIGHFAAVWAATRDPQFVEVGRRHLRIPAFLAA; encoded by the coding sequence ATGGCGGGCGGTCTCGAACAGCTCGACGCGGTGCCGGGATTCACGATCCCGGTCCACCGGGCGCTGACCGAGCATATCCTGCTCGGCGGCGCACCGCGCGCCATCGCCATCATGAACGGCACGCTCGCCGGGGCCGTGGGCCTCGGCCTGCGCCTCTGGCTGGTCGGCCTCGCCATATGGGCCATCGGCCATTTCGCGGCCGTGTGGGCAGCGACGCGCGATCCCCAATTCGTCGAGGTGGGGCGGCGGCATCTACGCATCCCCGCCTTCCTCGCGGCGTGA
- a CDS encoding CopG family transcriptional regulator has translation MATRTRLNLYFDPALMPQIESLALRRKVSKSAIVEAAVMSYLSGDSAGQLEAAMSRRLDKLGRQIDTLDLDLAVLGETVAQFIHFWMTITPPLTGAAQSAARAKGAERFEGFMQNLGRRLATGDRFLKELSRDLDSLPDDLLPDESESNGDQE, from the coding sequence ATGGCAACCAGAACCCGCCTGAATCTCTATTTCGACCCCGCGCTCATGCCGCAGATCGAGTCGCTGGCGTTGCGCCGCAAGGTCTCGAAATCCGCCATCGTGGAGGCGGCGGTCATGTCCTATCTGTCCGGCGATTCCGCCGGCCAGCTTGAAGCCGCCATGTCGCGCCGCCTGGACAAGCTCGGCCGCCAGATCGACACGCTCGACCTAGATCTCGCCGTCCTCGGCGAGACGGTCGCGCAGTTCATCCATTTCTGGATGACCATCACGCCGCCGCTCACGGGAGCCGCACAATCCGCCGCCCGCGCGAAGGGGGCGGAACGCTTCGAGGGCTTCATGCAGAATCTCGGCCGGCGTCTGGCGACGGGTGACAGGTTCCTCAAAGAGCTGTCCCGCGACCTCGACTCACTTCCCGACGATCTGTTGCCGGACGAGTCCGAGAGTAACGGCGATCAAGAGTAA
- the trbE gene encoding conjugal transfer protein TrbE, protein MMNLTEYRRTAARLADYLPWAALVGSGVVLNKDGSFQRTAKFRGPDLDSAVAAELVAVAGRINNAVRRLGSGWSIFVEAQRSEAATYPGSMFPDPASALLDAERKAGFEEAGTHFVSGYFLTFLWLPPAEEAARAESWLYEGREQSGVDPWELMRGFIDRSDRVLALLDGFMPECRWLDDGATLTYLHSTISTNRHRVRVPEVPMHLDALLADQPLTGGLEPRLGDAHLRVLTIVGFPTATTPGLLDEMNRLPFPYRWSTRAILLDKTDATRLLTRIRRQWFAKRKSIAAILKEVMTNEASALVDTDAANKALDADMALQELGADVAGMAYVTATVTVWDADPRLADEKLRLVEKIVQGRDFTAMAETVNAVDAWLGSLPGHAYANVRQPPISTLNLAHMIPLSAVWAGPERDEHFGAPPLLFGKTEGSTPFRLSLHVGDVGHTLVVGPTGAGKSVLLALMALQFRRYEASQVFAFDFGGSIRAASLAMGGDWHDLGGGLTEGADSAVSLQPLARVHDTYERAWAADWIAAILMREGIAITPEVKEHLWTALTSLASAPVEERTITGLAVLLQSNDLKQALRPFCVGGAYGRLLDAEAEHLGSADVQAFEIEGLVGTGAAPAVLSYLFHRIGDRLDGRPTLLIIDEGWLALDDEGFAGQIREWLKTLRKKNASVVFATQSLSDIDGSAIAPAIIESCPTRLLLPNERAIEPQITEIYRRFGLNERQIEILARATPKRDYYCQSRRGNRLFELGLSEVGLALCAASSKSDQALIAEIFAEHSRSGFLAAWLKARGVDWAAELIPDLTNLAPESEDLPPLIDDEDAFEFTLEEEEITP, encoded by the coding sequence ATGATGAACCTCACCGAATACCGCCGCACCGCCGCCCGGCTCGCCGACTATCTGCCATGGGCCGCATTGGTCGGCTCGGGCGTTGTGCTCAACAAGGACGGCAGTTTTCAGAGGACGGCGAAGTTTCGCGGTCCCGATCTGGATTCCGCCGTGGCGGCCGAACTGGTCGCCGTCGCCGGCCGCATCAACAATGCCGTGCGCCGTCTCGGCTCCGGCTGGAGCATCTTCGTCGAGGCGCAGCGCAGCGAGGCCGCGACCTATCCCGGCAGCATGTTTCCCGATCCGGCGTCGGCCTTGCTCGACGCCGAGCGCAAGGCCGGGTTCGAGGAAGCCGGCACGCATTTCGTATCGGGCTACTTCCTGACTTTCCTCTGGCTGCCGCCCGCCGAGGAAGCCGCACGGGCGGAAAGCTGGCTCTATGAGGGCCGTGAGCAATCCGGCGTCGATCCGTGGGAACTGATGCGCGGCTTCATCGACCGCAGCGACCGCGTTCTGGCCTTGCTCGACGGTTTCATGCCCGAGTGCCGTTGGTTGGATGACGGCGCGACGCTGACCTATCTCCATTCCACCATCTCGACCAACCGGCATCGCGTGCGCGTGCCCGAGGTGCCGATGCACCTCGACGCACTGCTCGCCGACCAGCCGTTGACCGGCGGGCTGGAGCCGCGTCTTGGCGACGCGCATCTGCGCGTCCTGACCATCGTGGGATTCCCGACCGCGACGACGCCGGGCCTGCTCGACGAGATGAACCGCCTGCCGTTCCCCTACAGGTGGAGCACCCGCGCGATCCTGCTCGACAAGACCGATGCGACCCGGCTGCTGACCCGCATCCGTCGCCAATGGTTTGCTAAGCGCAAGTCCATCGCCGCGATTCTGAAAGAGGTGATGACCAACGAGGCGTCCGCGCTTGTGGATACCGACGCCGCGAACAAGGCGCTCGACGCGGACATGGCCCTGCAGGAACTCGGAGCGGACGTGGCGGGCATGGCCTACGTCACGGCGACCGTCACCGTATGGGATGCCGACCCGCGCCTTGCTGACGAGAAGCTGCGCCTGGTCGAGAAGATCGTTCAGGGCCGCGACTTCACCGCCATGGCCGAAACCGTCAACGCGGTTGACGCATGGCTCGGCAGCCTGCCCGGACATGCCTACGCGAATGTGCGGCAGCCACCCATCAGCACTTTGAATCTCGCCCACATGATCCCGCTTTCGGCGGTGTGGGCGGGGCCGGAACGGGACGAGCATTTCGGTGCACCCCCTTTGCTCTTTGGAAAGACCGAAGGCTCAACCCCGTTCCGGCTAAGTCTCCATGTCGGCGACGTAGGCCACACCCTTGTCGTCGGCCCCACAGGCGCGGGCAAATCCGTGCTGCTGGCGCTCATGGCGCTCCAGTTCCGCCGCTATGAGGCCAGCCAAGTCTTCGCCTTCGACTTCGGCGGCAGTATCCGGGCCGCGTCGCTCGCCATGGGCGGCGACTGGCACGACCTTGGCGGCGGGCTGACAGAAGGGGCAGATAGCGCCGTTTCGCTCCAGCCACTTGCCCGCGTCCACGACACCTATGAACGCGCATGGGCGGCGGACTGGATTGCCGCCATCCTCATGCGCGAGGGCATCGCCATCACGCCGGAGGTGAAGGAACACCTTTGGACGGCGCTGACTTCGCTGGCCTCCGCGCCGGTCGAGGAAAGGACGATCACCGGCCTCGCGGTCCTGCTGCAATCCAACGATCTGAAACAGGCGCTCCGACCGTTCTGCGTCGGCGGCGCCTATGGCCGGCTGCTCGACGCCGAAGCTGAACATCTCGGCTCGGCCGATGTGCAGGCGTTCGAGATCGAGGGGCTGGTCGGGACCGGCGCGGCCCCGGCCGTGCTGTCCTATCTGTTCCATCGGATCGGCGACCGGCTCGATGGACGGCCGACGCTGCTCATCATCGACGAGGGCTGGCTTGCGCTGGACGACGAGGGTTTCGCCGGCCAGATCCGCGAATGGTTGAAAACGCTGCGAAAGAAGAACGCCAGCGTCGTCTTCGCCACGCAAAGCCTGTCCGACATCGACGGCAGCGCCATCGCGCCGGCCATCATCGAGAGCTGCCCGACACGGCTCTTGTTGCCCAACGAGCGCGCCATCGAGCCGCAGATCACCGAGATTTACAGGCGGTTCGGGTTGAATGAGCGCCAGATCGAAATCCTGGCACGGGCCACGCCCAAGCGGGACTATTACTGCCAGTCGCGGCGCGGCAACCGGCTGTTCGAGCTGGGTCTCAGCGAAGTCGGCCTCGCGCTCTGTGCCGCCTCATCGAAATCCGACCAGGCGCTGATCGCCGAGATCTTCGCCGAACACAGCCGGAGCGGATTCCTCGCCGCCTGGCTCAAGGCGCGCGGTGTCGATTGGGCGGCCGAGTTGATCCCCGACCTCACCAATCTCGCACCCGAAAGCGAGGATCTGCCACCCCTCATCGACGATGAGGACGCGTTCGAGTTCACCCTGGAAGAAGAGGAGATTACCCCATGA